The genomic region CCGGTCAACGAGTGTCGCTGTATTTGCGATCCAGCGAAGCAGGAATCAACGGGATCGCGCGCAATTGCGCGCGGCAGCATCTTCCGCCTCGAGCGGCTTCACCGTGGCTTACGATTACGAATAGCCGCGGCATCGCAACATGTCGGGTCAACGATAACGCTCCGAATCAGGATACGATGGGTATAGCCGTAGGCACCGCCTCCTGGACAGATAAAACACTCCTCGAAGCCGGTAGGTATCCGAAAGACGCAAAGAAGGCCGAGGACAGGCTCAAGTATTACGCGGAGCGTTACCCGCTGGTCGAAGTCGATAGCACTTATTACGCGATTCCGCTGCCGCGGACCGCGCAGCTTTGGGCGGAGCGCACGCCTGACCGCTTTACCTTCAACATAAAAAGCTACCGGGTCTTCACCGGGCATCAGACGAGGCTGCAAACGCTTCCCGCCGACCTCAAGGAAGCGCTCGGCAGCACCGTCAAAGAAAACTTCTACTATCAGGATTTGCCGGCGGAGATCGCGGACGAACTGTGGCAGCGCTTTCGTGACTCCATGGAGCCGCTGCGCGCCCGCAACAAGTTGGGTGCGGTGCTGTTTCAGTTTCCGCCGCGGTTCGTGAAGCGTCGAACCAACATCGAACACATCCTGCTGTGCGCCCGGATGCTAGAAGGCTACACGCTGGCAACCGAGT from Burkholderiales bacterium harbors:
- a CDS encoding DUF72 domain-containing protein; translation: MGIAVGTASWTDKTLLEAGRYPKDAKKAEDRLKYYAERYPLVEVDSTYYAIPLPRTAQLWAERTPDRFTFNIKSYRVFTGHQTRLQTLPADLKEALGSTVKENFYYQDLPAEIADELWQRFRDSMEPLRARNKLGAVLFQFPPRFVKRRTNIEHILLCARMLEGYTLATEFRNNTWFNDKHAADTIGFERENGFVHVAVDEPQGTAFSIPSIWEATNPNLAMVRFHGRNAETWQARGLSSAAERFNYLYSDEELEELARQVQRLQEQAEETHVLFNNCYSDFGVRNAVDLQRLLQRPNQDSDRHTD